The window TCCAACAGGTTCAATATGATTTACTAAAATTCTtaatccatcttgaacacataaatttaaaatatgttaaacgcaatgaatataaaaaaaaataaaccaccaataaacatataaatttaagTTCTTCAATACTAGCAATATTAGAACTACCATTGTtatatgatattaaaaatattttatgagttaattcatatttttctaaaattaaacataataattgtgagaTGTtgtgagcattatgtgattcatcaaaaactctataagctaataatcatTTTTGGATATTCCAATAGTTATCGATCCAATaccaagtcacacccatatatgaATGTATTTGCTAATGATTACTCCAAATATCATaatataaagaaactttattatttaatttactaaattcttcaattaatttttttcctCTTGTTTTACTAATCTTTTAATTGTTTTTATAAGTGTAGTTCTAAGAACACGTTTAGCAGATggattaaaagattttttaaaagtgcAAAACTAAATGAAAGATATTCTACGAAAACAAAtctagctaatgattctcttaatttattatcagaatataaaaataaactagcaCCACTACTTCCGCTAGTGGAAAATCCAGATAATTATGCTTGAGCACGGTCAATTCCATATTCCGTCGAGTGCTTCACTTCTACGTGtcatttcaacgacccatagtcgCCTCCTGCttagaatttgtaggaagcattgcagtgcttatagTTTGTACGCAATTCTCTAGATGAAAGAGTAACCttatcaaaatgtttagtaaaaataggaaattttaaaTGAGGAACTTCTCAAACCTTAGGAATAATTGCATTAGTACTTCCTTTTGTTTCCGATGTAGCAATCGGATTCGGAAGTTACTCagtctcatcatcggtggattgattcACTATTTCCTTACCCCTCCGAGATCGAGATAGACCTTCTTGCCCTCTGCCTCTTCCATTGTAGTTAGAACTCGGAAAAGGAAGTCAAAAGTGTGTAGAATTGGAGTCAAAAGCGTGTAAAGATTGCAAAATTGAGAATGAGAGAAGAGATGTGTGTGAAAATAATGAAATggactctctatttatagagtttggaaaGTAATGGGCACTAAATCATAACCATTGACCAAAAAACGATCATATGATCTCAaccaaaaaaatacaaaaaaaaaactctttttcaTTTCCAAAGGCTAGAACCACCGGTGGTTCTAGCAATCCAAtaccaaacaaaaaaaaagactAAACTTAAACCACCGATTCAAACCGACAATTAACTGTCGATTGGCGGTTTTTAGAGTCGTTGAATCGTAACCAGGTGACCTGATTGGCGGTTCAAACTTCAAACCGACAGTTAACCTCGAACCATTGACCCGGTTCCGAATCTAGGCTAGATCCGGTTCGCACCAAGCACCGGGGTTGGGCCTACACACATGTAGTATATggaaaaaggttttaaaatgattCTTCCAATGTTTTTGAATTATGTGCATTTTGCCTCTTGTTTCtttgtcattttatttcttgAGCTATACCACTATAATTAACCAAAGGATGATGTAATGGATATTCAACAAAATTTCTACCAAGTTTCACCGAGACAGAAACAATAAGCACAAGAGGATTTTATAAACAAGTGTAACAGGAACATTGTTGAACCTCTGCATGTACTCCCACAAGGATGTGAAGTAGATCAACTGTTGCATCTCGGATACCCTGCCACAGAATGCAGTCATTAGATATTTTCTTTGAAGGTGAAACTGAGTTACCAGTTAGAATACCATCAGTAAATGGGTTGTTCAATCAAATTTCTTACCTTAACAGTAGGTGCACCTCCCCATTGAATGCCAGAACCAAAAAGATAGATCTGAGCAGCATCCCTGATTAAATCTGACTGCTTGATTgcaacaaaaattaattaacttccaGCTGCATTTTTATTTGGTCATTTTAAAACTGCAATATTCCTTGTTAAATAATTGTGCATGACTATTCAGCAAATAATGTGTATTATGCTTTCGCAGGACAtaagaaaatgaaagaaaatagaTTTTTGATAAGATCTCTATTCTCCTTTAGAAAAATTGGAAAGAAAAGTCAGCACCTTAGCGCATGTATATTGTCCAAGTACTTTCTCCTCGAGTGCAGAAAATGATGTCACTAGGTCTCGCATGTCAGCATTTTGTTCATCATCATCCCTGAAGTTATCAGAGAATGAGATACTAAGAAATATTATGGCTCTATAAGAGACACATCAATATCAAGTAGCTTTGCTAGTTCTAATTGTTAACAATCTCTTGCGTGGATTTTATGACTCCATTGAACTTGATGCAAGTCTATATCATTAACAAAATTCAAAGCTCTAAATTACTTTTAATGGCATTAACTAGAGCTTTCTTTACTTCCTCTTTCCCTTACACCTTCATTTCCAACTGACTTAATACTCTAATAAGAACATGATAGTTGGCTTTCAACATACTAATAACAACTTAGCTAATCAATTCTCACTTAATCATCTAATGGAACAACATCTAATTTCTCCCTATAAGAGCTCACAGGTCACTTTTCAACAACCTTTTCCCCATAGGTCATTTTTCACATTCCAAAAACATCTTGTAGATAATTTTGTCATTTCTCATGTCCAAAATACATCTTGCTGAAATACTTTCCAAATTGGGGTGATCTTTGATCAGGATCAAGAAGCCAGAGTACATGGACTTGAGGTGTATATTTGGTATTGAGTCAGCTGACCACACACATGGTGCTGATACAGCAGCCTGATTAACAGTGGACAAGAAAGATTTATTATGTGGCATACGCTGACCAAGAGATAATACATAGATAAGAGATGGTTAATTGGAGGCATATTCCTTAGTGAATTAGCTGGATCAGTTAAATTTGCAACTTCTGGctatatttatcaaaaaataatttcCAGGCTAGATTTAGCAACCTATCCATTAACTTGAAATAAGTAAcgtacaaacaaacaaacaaataaacctgATAAAGTAACTAAAGAACTTCTTCCCAAAAAATTGGcaacaaaataatttcaaagcATAAGTAAATCAGTTTTTGAAGATTACTTCATAAGTTGCTAATATACCTGTGTTGTAGCCACACATGCTTGTACCTACAGTACAGACCATGGGAAAGCTCATCTTTACAGTATCCAATGTTACTCAAAACTATAAGTAGCTTCCGGTGGAAATCAGAAAGTGGAGCAGCACAACCACCATCTGAAGTAGATAATTCTTTCTCAATATTGTGCAGATACCCATTTTGAAGAGGGTTATTCTCTTTATTTGATATCCATTGAGAAAGTTCACTACCAATTCGCTCAAGGTAACCTGAAATAATTGCACAATGATGAACAAGATGCATGATCCTAAATAGAAACAAACCTATCACATTTGTGTTACAATAGTGATGACAAATACCTGCAAAACCCAAGAAAGAGTTCAGAAATGCAAGTCTTACTGATTCTTGAATTTCTTGAATATGTTCTGACACATGCTGATACTTGATTGTTTCATTCTTCAGACTCTCAATCAAACTaacaggaaataaaaataaaaataaaaattttaagaaaaaaaatcctgAGAAACAATTTATTTCTGCACATGAATATATAGCTCTTTTGTTTGACAATGAAAGACACAGAAAATGGGTAGTCTCAGCGTATGAGATTACCACAAATGCAAGGTATATGTAGAGACTACGGAAATTACAATGTCTCAAACCATGGTCAGGTAAGCAACAAGGTCCCTTATTGCTACTTTTCCATGGTCCCAATAATCATTCCAACTAAAGAATTTACCCTAATCAATATTTTCAGTTGTTTCATGGTCATTTCATATTTTAGTTTCAGTACTAAGCAAGATACATAAATATCATTTTTCCATATTAGCTTTCTTTTCCCAGAATGTAGATATCTATCAACCACATTCACTTTATTTTTCCAAAACAGTAGATATCTATCCACTACATTCTCTTTTTTACCCGTACAGTAGATATCTAGCTACTGAAGATTAGTAGCAACTCGATGAACTATTGAATATAGGATAAGAGTATGATTACACATATGGTTCCCACTTTACATCATAGAACAGAATGCAAAACCATAAATTAATCATGTGAAGATGCAACTTAATGAGCTTTTTTGCATATCAATACATTAAGTTTGACAAGAAGTGCAAACTTAGAAGCATTGTCAAAAATTAATTGCCTAAGAATATAGGTGCATGCATTTTGCACTGACCCCCAAAAACGTGAATATGCATAACCTCGAATATGTGTTACTGTAAATATGACAACTGCACTTGGTCATGCATTACTAGTTGCTTtcaattttcaaagaaaaattctAGCAAAATAAATCATTAACTATTGCTATATAAATATCAAAAGTTAGAACAAGGACAACCTTGATTAGACATGTAATAGAGCAAATATCCGAATATCACATACAATCAACAATAGTTTAATGTTGTCTCAGTGACTAACCATAGAAGATTAGTTGAGATGTTGTAGACAATCAATCATCAAAAAAACATCATTTAGCAAAACGAAAATGACGAGATCCCCTCTAATTAAAGATAAATAACTTACTTATCAATACGATCCATAGCTGATATGATTGTTGATTGAAACACAAGGGGCAAGCAAGAAATTGTATAAGGAGATTTGTTACGCTCTAGAGTAGTTAAAGGACTCCACATTTCATCTGGAGAAATCTCCTTGGTAGTTGCTCTCATCCAGGTACAGAGCCGCAAGATGTAAATCTTTGTGATATCAAAGTAGAGGCCATGCAATGCTCTAACTGTAAAAGACAAGAAAATGCAATATGACCCATTTTTTAAGCTAGCACAATAATTTAAATAGAGAGTAATTGAATACCAGCAGCTGGTGGGGCAGACTCTTTTCCTTCTAATGCCTGACATGTTTTAGCAATTTCAACTATAGCATCATTCATGAAAGACCGCAGAATGTTCGATTCATCAAAATCCCTGAATGTGCTTTGGACCTTCAATATAAATCCCAAAATGAATCATTTCAAGCATAGATCATATATTGAGCAAGCTAAAAGATAATAGATCACCTACAATGGTGTGTGCATCAATAAATATCTTGGAACAAAAGTCACATTTGTGCATCAGCATCATAAACCTTTGGTTCACATAAGGATTCACCTAATACTCAAGTGCAATTATAGTCCTATCGCAAAACTCGAGAACATTAATTCCGTCGCATCCTTAAATTCTCAACTGCAATTACTATGGTTGACATGAGATTCAGCTAAAAGTATTGACATCCCTAGGCTTAGGGTATGTGGAACATCACAAGTCAAATAGTATCCTGTACAACAAACCTGAGTCTAATATTCTTGTACATGGAGCATGTCCAGCTCACACATCCTCTCTGTCATATGAGATCATGTGGTTCAAGTTCCTAAATTTTCTTTTAGCCTTTTTACCATTAGTTATCTCACTAAGCCAATCAATACTCTTAGACTTCTTTTCTTAGTGATGTATTTTAGGACCTAGGAATAAAGATGATAGGCAAAGTTGAGTCTAGTGGCATCCATTATCTAATCGATCTTCTTTTGTGTATTTAGTGCTCGTGAAGTCACTCCCAGTTTGATTAATTGATTGTATATAATGGCTTGATGCAGCACCAAGATAAACAAAACTCACAGAGGAAAAAGTAACTTATCAAAAATAAgatatcaaaaaattttgaacttttgaagcCCATAAAGCTTAAAACTTTATAACTTTAATGTTAAAAGTTCCTAATTTTTCTGCATCATGGTACTATTATCTAGTTATCCATCTATATCCAGATTGAAGACTACCTTTTATTTATCTCTCATGTTAATACTGTGAATCACACAACGCAATCATTATTCATTACTATGTCCCTTTATGTCTCCATTTCAAAGTCACTATTTGTTCAATTTGGTTAATTATGATATTTAGAATGCATGTCTTGTGCATACTCCTTTTTGGCTATTTAACTTTGTCACTTCCATTAATCTTATTCTTGCTTGATCTAGTCTACTTAAGAGTTGCTAGAGTCCTTGATCTAAccaaaaatttctacaaagaaagaAAGATGTCTATTGTAGCTGTCAAAATTTTGCATATTGATAATACCTCCAAGTAGGTGCGATATTCCCTTCTACTATTGTCAATGGTATTGTAGATCAAATGACACACATCTTAACAGTATAGGATTGCTGATCCAAGAATCAGAACTGTTGAATGCTGCATGGACTAAACAATTTATAAGAAGATACTACTATTACCTCATACTTTTTAACTTAATGTTTTGGATGTTGAGGATCTTTTTTCATACACTTATCAATCTACTTTGTTTCTTTACCACCTAAGACTTTTAGTTCACTAGTGCagtttttttatctatttatttagtATAAATCATGACAAACTAGCCACATTTTATGTATGGTGTATTTTGAGTTACTCATTATTCAAAAGGACATGAGGTGCTGTGATTGTttctaaatattaatttcatcAATGTCCTAATTCCTCCAATGTTACCTTCTGTGACATGAAAACTATTCATGACAAGTTCCTGTATTACTGAACCTCGATAACCTTTTTTGTTTCACTTtttttgtcttttcattcaatTCCTCTTGAGCACCATCTGATCCACCACTATAGATAGGCTTGCCACTTTATCTCCTCTTATGCAGTTGTAATGttgatacaaataattcatacAACAACCTCACAGCTAACATTATGCAAATATTTGCTTTTTCTGAATACCAACCTCCACCAGCAATCTCTCCCATGATCATCCATTAATGCTATTCTTTTTTCTTTTGATCAACTCATCCTGTTTTTCTTATTAATTTGTCTTGTCAAACTTAATAAGAAGATCTATTGGCCTTCACTGAAACCAGTTTTGATTGATCAAATGTTAACGTCAATCTCTAGAGACACTTCATAGTTGTGAATTAGTTCCAGCTGATGAGATTAGTAATAACCTACTGCTTATTTGCACTAAAGTAGATTCCTAATGTACATGTCAAACAGTAGAAGCTTGTTTTTCTAGATCAAAGTTTGATCATTCTTATGGTGCCGCTTAGTCAGTCTTTAACATTAACATATAGATCAAATTTCTAACACTAGTTCTGCTGTCCTGTCTGACTAAATATTACAAATCATGAAATAGACATTAAGGTGCATATTCCATCCATCATAAGAGCTGATTTACAGAAAAGGATAATACTCCATCCATATGCCAAGGAACATAACATAAGCATCACACAATTGCTCTAATAGAGTTGGCCTAGGACTCCAAAAATTTCACACTTAAAAACATCAACAATAAAAGGAGGGAGAGGCATTAATGAGAAGTTACAGACACAAGGATCTGAGAGTCTTTTATCATACCTTTGCCTCAAATGCAGATATAGTGCCATGAAGCATTAATGTAACCTCCTCAAGAGCATGAGTTGAATACTTAATGTCACCATCTTTCTCCTCATTCTTACTAGAGGGGGGTTTGAAACTTGTATCTGTATCAAGGACCCTGCCACCAGGGGTCACCTGGAAAATTTACTCAGTAAATCAAAGTAGCTAATGTGGCTCTTAGTCATACATGAAGCAAAGTAATTCTTTTCCTTAGAAATTATATAATCTTCATGCTGtttaaaattcaataaaaatGTCTTCTCATATATCTTTTTAACATAAAACGCCCCACCATAACATGAAGGATTAAAGACATTCATAGAATTATTGCACATTTGTTAAGTGCAATTATCATCCTCATCCATGTCTGTCTCTGCCATTTAGGAAGAGTCACTTTTGTGAAAGAGACATATTTattcattatttaaaaaaaaaatgagtacCTTAGAATTATCTATCCCACTTTCAATGTCTTGGTTCTCCTCTTTAGTTACAATTTAAGAGTTTAAGTTGTACTCAAAATAGGGTTAAAAGTAGGCATCTTATGATCTAATTCTACAAGCACATTGAAGGAAATATGAGTAACCACGGAATAACTTAGCAAGCAAGGGAGGAATAACCTTGCATTTTATATTTCAAATGATGTACTAAAATACCTTAGCAAATTTCCCACTGAAAACAGATAAAGCTAATCTCCAAAATGGTGGTATATGATGGATTACAACAGTGTTCAACATATTGATGTATCTTCCTCTCAAAATGTCCATTTCTTCTCTAATTAGATGTGACTCCATTTCAGAAGAGTATTCCAAGGATGACTCTGAGTCtagctgcaaaaaaaaaaatcatgccaGTATAAGAAGTCAAAACTTAACTtttaaacaaaaatgaaaagtaaacaaattaagagtatgcacattaTTATATTGAGTTTGAGATGATATAAAGATTATGTCCTCACATCAGAGGACAAAGAATATTAGATTATGACAATACTATTATCAATCAAANNNNNNNNNNNNNNNNNNNNNNNNNNNNNNNNNNNNNNNNNNNNNNNNNNNNNNNNNNNNNNNNNNNNNNNNNNNNNNNNNNNNNNNNNNNNNGTCAAACTTAATAAGAAGATCTATTGGCCTTCACTGAAACCAGTTTTGATTGATCAAATGTTAACATCAATCTCTAGAGACACTTCATGGTTGTGAATTAGTTCCAGCTGATGAGATTAGTAATAACCTACTGCTTATTTGCACTAAAGTACATTCCTAATGTACATGTCAAACAGTATAAGCTTGTTTTTCTAGATCAAAGTTTGCTCATTCTTATGGTGCCGCTTAGTCAGTCTTTAACATTAACATATAGATCAAATTTCTAACACTAGTTCTGCTGTCCTGTCTGACTAAATATTACAAATCATGAAATAGACATTAAGGTGCATATTCCATCCATCATAAGGGCTGATTTACAGAAAAGGATAATACTCCATCCATATGCCAAGGAACATAACATAAGCATCACACAATTGCTCTAATAGAGTTGGCCTAGGACTCCAAAAATTTCACACTTAAAAACATCAACAATAAAAGGAGGGAGAGGCATTAATGAGAAGTTACAGACACAAGGATCTGAGAGTCTTTTATCATACCTTTGCCTCAAATGCAGATATAGTGCCATGAAGCATTAATGTAACCTCCTCAAGAGCATGAGTTGAATACTTAATGTCACCATCTTTCTCCTCATTCTTACTAGAGGGGGGTTTGAAACTTGTATCTGTATCAAGGACCCTGCCACCAGGGGTCACCTGGAAAATTTACTCGGTAAATCAAAGTAGCTAATGTGGCTCTTAGTCATACATGAAGCAAAGTAATTCTTTTCCTTAGAAATTATATAATCTTCATGCTGtttaaaattcaataaaaatGTCTTCTCATATATCTTTTTAACATAAAACGCCCCACCATAACATGAAGGATTAAAGACATTCATAGAATTATTGCACATTTGTTAAGTGCAATTATCATCCTCACCCATGTTTGTTTCTGCCATTTAGGAAGAGTCACTTTTGTGAAAGAGACATATTTattcattatttaaaaaaaaaatgagtacGTTAGAATTATCTATCCCACTTTCAATGTCTTGGTTCTCCTCTTTAGTTACAATTTAAGAGTTTAAGTTGTACTCAAAATAGGGTTAAAAGTAGCCATCTTATGATCTAATTCTACAAGCACATTGAAGGAAATATGAGTAACCACGGAATAACTTAGCAAGCAAGGGAGGAATAACCTTGCATTTCATATTTCAAATGATGTACTAAAATACCTTAGCAAATTTCCCACTGAAAACAGATAAAGCTAATCTCCAAAATGGTGGTATATGATGGATTACAACAGTGTTCAACATATTGATGTATCTTCTTCTCAAAATGTCCATTTCTTCTCTAATTAGATGTGACTCCATTTCAGAAGAGTATTCCAAGGATGACTCTGAGTCtagctgcaaaaaaaaaaaatcatgccaGTATAAGAAGTCAAAACTTAACTtttaaacaaaaatgaaaagtaaacaaattaagagtatgcacattaTTATATAGAGTTTGAGATGATATAAAGATTATGTCCTCACATCAGAGGACAAAGAATATTAGATTATGACAATACTATTATCAATCAAAATTGTCATACAACTAAAGATTTAGCAAGTCAATAAACATGGCATTCAAGTTTTTCTTTTTTCTAGCACCCATTCTAAAAGTAGAAAAATATCCTTCTGATTGGAAAATGCCAATCCTATGCTTACCAATTTAGTAGAGTCTTCTTGAAGTTGCCTCCATCTTGCATCAGATTTGGATCTGTCTCGAATCTTATTATGCAACATTTCCATTTGAGCCTCATGATTTGAAGTGCACTTTTCAAGCAAACTTTTAATCCTCCGATTctataaaaagaaaatatatatatatatatatatatcacaagcCTTATCATTATTTAACCAAGAATTAACAAAAAGGAAATGGTGCAGAATCAATTGCAGATTAGTCTGTTCTTGCCTAAAAGCCACAGACCTGAATGTTAAGATACCGCCAGACAGGATCTGAACTGGGCTCCAACTCCAAAAGTAGCCTAACAATATTTTCAAGCTAGAAGAAGCACATGAAGTAGCTAGAGGTCAGATCTAATGAGAAATGGTTAACAAAAACAACAAAGGTAGTAAATACATGTATGCAGATATTTCATCCTCAAGTACTAGAACTATAGTGCTGGATGCAAACAAAATGATATAACATCTAACATTAGCAGCCTATTTTTATAATGCCAAAAatggtataataataataataataataataataataaccatATACGATAGTTCATAAAGAACAGATGAAAAAATGTGTTTGCTTCAATTTATGTTGACTCCACATTTAGGAAACAAGATTAGAttcctttttttctttcaaaagctACATCATATTACTTCACATGACCATCATTGTTAAACTAAATCTCTACAAGATGTAATACAACAGACAGGAACTGAAATTACTTTTT is drawn from Zingiber officinale cultivar Zhangliang chromosome 1B, Zo_v1.1, whole genome shotgun sequence and contains these coding sequences:
- the LOC122049526 gene encoding exocyst complex component SEC5B-like isoform X2 encodes the protein MSDSDLDEDELLQIALREQSERDVNYKRPSAKNSKPVVNLVRPPPPPHFMDQSQPHRNVNSNSNHRGKQSPPQQQKQRRKPSRGGDDDDESEVEMLSISSGDEDSSKDRVPPQRGRGGSDRRALRDDGDVGQDDDEPRSWKRVDEAELARRVREMRETRAAPSTQEQKTSTMAHKGLAHMQSLPRGVEVLDPLGLGVIDNKSLRLITDASVSSPISREKVEPLDPSIREKLTYSSPNFDPKIFLSRVHQDTSAANLEAGALTLKTDLKGRTQQKKQLVKENFDCFISCKTTIDDIQSKLTQIEEDPEGAGTARLYESTQNISQVANRAFQPLFERQAQAEKIRSVQGMLQRFRTLFNLPSTIRGSIAKGEYDLAVREYRKAKSIVLPSHVGILKRVLEEVEKVMQEFRMMLFKSMEDPELDLADLENIVRLLLELEPSSDPVWRYLNIQNRRIKSLLEKCTSNHEAQMEMLHNKIRDRSKSDARWRQLQEDSTKLLDSESSLEYSSEMESHLIREEMDILRGRYINMLNTVVIHHIPPFWRLALSVFSGKFAKVTPGGRVLDTDTSFKPPSSKNEEKDGDIKYSTHALEEVTLMLHGTISAFEAKVQSTFRDFDESNILRSFMNDAIVEIAKTCQALEGKESAPPAAVRALHGLYFDITKIYILRLCTWMRATTKEISPDEMWSPLTTLERNKSPYTISCLPLVFQSTIISAMDRIDNLIESLKNETIKYQHVSEHIQEIQESVRLAFLNSFLGFAGYLERIGSELSQWISNKENNPLQNGYLHNIEKELSTSDGGCAAPLSDFHRKLLIVLSNIGYCKDELSHGLYCRYKHVWLQHRDDDEQNADMRDLVTSFSALEEKVLGQYTCAKSDLIRDAAQIYLFGSGIQWGGAPTVKGIRDATVDLLHILVGVHAEVSNGAKPLLEKIVGILVEG